In Nitrosococcus oceani ATCC 19707, the following proteins share a genomic window:
- a CDS encoding phage tail sheath family protein, translating into MTNWTQFINTFGVQDQLGPYITAPQIYVTHAVRGFFDNGGAACYFVRVGTAIRASLTLNDRATPTDRPALVVTAKEEGVTGNAITVEVQDASIVTSVAAVRAQATLSTASNGEATVTSASDAENFRPGDIVFLEQGTTSERATIASISDVTIKFATNLANSYTGGTIRIADLAPAQTKIRVADTTSIEPGTYISITQDGTTESRVVQSVEPINKFLTLTQGLTNTYTMATGDTEVNLQTLEFTLIINKPGFGAENFPTLSMDPRHSRYFSRIVNSLNADVTLADPPTPSAPPDNLPTVLAATPLAGGQDDDVTQLQTSHYRNGIDALEKVDEVSILCVPDRTDQDVQKYMIEHCEKMQDRFAVLDPQRNATLTDIKTQRGLVSSDRGYAALYYPWIIISNPVAEGRLPVPPSGHIAGIYARVDDSRGVHKAPANEAVRGVLDLERILTDDEQGPLNEEGINAIRSFLGSGIRVWGARTIAPKDRTQWRYVNVRRLLLFIEESLQEGTQFAVFEPNNRSLWGKLRRQVTEFLNRVWRDGALFGATAEEAFRVRIDEELNPPEVRALGQLIIEVILVPTTPAEFVVFRIISDTTGKSLIEE; encoded by the coding sequence GTGACCAACTGGACACAATTTATCAACACCTTTGGTGTTCAAGATCAGCTTGGTCCATATATCACAGCCCCGCAAATTTACGTAACTCATGCGGTGCGGGGATTTTTCGATAATGGCGGGGCAGCCTGTTATTTTGTTCGCGTTGGTACAGCAATACGTGCTTCGCTTACCCTCAACGATCGCGCCACGCCCACCGATAGACCCGCCCTAGTCGTGACAGCCAAGGAAGAAGGAGTTACTGGTAACGCAATCACCGTTGAGGTGCAAGATGCAAGTATTGTTACGTCAGTTGCTGCTGTACGCGCACAGGCTACATTATCTACCGCTTCTAATGGTGAGGCAACGGTCACTTCCGCCTCTGACGCGGAAAATTTCCGACCGGGAGATATTGTTTTCCTGGAGCAGGGTACAACCAGCGAGCGGGCAACGATTGCAAGCATTAGCGATGTGACGATTAAGTTTGCAACGAACTTGGCTAACAGCTATACCGGGGGCACTATCCGCATTGCCGATCTCGCCCCGGCACAAACTAAGATCCGCGTTGCTGATACAACGAGCATTGAACCTGGTACATACATCAGCATTACTCAAGACGGGACAACGGAATCCCGAGTTGTGCAATCGGTAGAGCCGATCAATAAATTCCTGACACTCACGCAAGGACTCACTAACACCTATACCATGGCGACAGGGGATACGGAGGTGAATCTCCAAACGCTGGAGTTTACGCTCATCATTAACAAACCTGGCTTTGGAGCGGAAAATTTCCCCACCCTTTCCATGGATCCTCGTCACAGTCGCTATTTCTCTAGAATCGTAAATTCTCTAAATGCCGATGTTACGTTGGCTGATCCACCTACTCCAAGTGCGCCGCCAGACAATCTTCCTACGGTACTAGCTGCAACTCCACTAGCCGGCGGTCAAGACGATGATGTCACGCAACTCCAAACATCCCATTACCGTAATGGCATTGACGCATTAGAAAAAGTCGATGAGGTCAGTATTCTTTGTGTCCCTGACCGTACGGATCAAGACGTTCAAAAATATATGATCGAGCACTGTGAAAAGATGCAAGATCGTTTTGCGGTTCTTGATCCACAAAGAAATGCTACGCTTACTGATATCAAAACCCAACGAGGATTAGTCAGTTCTGATCGCGGCTATGCAGCGCTTTATTATCCGTGGATTATTATTTCCAATCCGGTTGCTGAAGGTCGGCTCCCGGTACCTCCATCAGGTCATATCGCTGGAATCTATGCACGTGTAGATGATTCGCGAGGCGTTCACAAGGCGCCCGCAAATGAGGCGGTACGGGGGGTGCTGGATTTAGAAAGGATATTGACTGATGATGAACAGGGGCCACTGAACGAAGAAGGCATAAATGCGATCCGCTCTTTCTTAGGCAGTGGTATACGGGTATGGGGTGCCCGAACTATCGCCCCCAAAGATCGCACCCAGTGGCGCTACGTCAATGTCCGAAGACTCCTGCTGTTTATTGAAGAATCGCTCCAGGAAGGGACGCAATTTGCCGTATTTGAGCCAAATAACCGCTCACTATGGGGAAAGCTAAGGCGGCAAGTTACAGAGTTTCTCAATAGAGTATGGCGCGATGGAGCCCTTTTTGGGGCCACGGCTGAAGAAGCATTCCGAGTACGAATAGACGAGGAGTTAAACCCACCGGAAGTCCGCGCCTTGGGGCAACTTATTATTGAAGTCATACTTGTGCCGACCACACCAGCGGAGTTTGTCGTATTTCGCATCATTTCGGACACAACCGGAAAGTCCCTAATTGAGGAATAA
- a CDS encoding Pvc16 family protein, which produces MITHLDNLLRHLFIATIDEITDETQVRFQPPDEDWRAYVSNLIVDGQPANALNVYMIDMRENRKLRSNERTRDIQNGTVIEIPAPFRLDCHYVITAWSPAQVSQAVEPAVDEHALLYKATAALTNNEPLVPRMVYAPNPLPETFPKSIADAELPTALLPVEGFPKYAEFWGTMGVNHRWKPAIYLTVTLPVIYASQIAGPMVTKRTSKVNDETWVQIAGRIFNPVGESIPDALVDILDTGLRTTSDSEGRYSFVRVPVGTRNIRVVAVGFQPETKPVLVPGVLENYDITLTPL; this is translated from the coding sequence ATGATTACCCACCTCGACAATCTGCTGCGCCATCTCTTCATCGCAACGATCGATGAGATCACCGATGAAACCCAGGTGCGCTTCCAACCACCGGATGAGGATTGGCGCGCCTATGTCTCCAATCTTATCGTCGATGGTCAGCCGGCCAATGCGCTCAATGTCTACATGATCGATATGCGTGAAAACCGAAAATTGCGTTCCAATGAACGCACGCGCGACATACAAAATGGGACGGTAATCGAGATCCCAGCACCCTTCCGTCTCGATTGCCATTATGTGATCACAGCGTGGAGTCCAGCGCAGGTTAGTCAGGCGGTCGAACCAGCCGTGGACGAACATGCGCTGCTGTATAAAGCAACAGCGGCATTGACAAACAATGAACCGCTTGTGCCACGCATGGTATATGCCCCCAATCCGCTGCCCGAGACATTTCCCAAGAGCATCGCCGATGCGGAATTGCCGACGGCCCTGCTGCCGGTGGAAGGGTTTCCCAAATATGCCGAGTTCTGGGGAACGATGGGGGTTAATCACCGGTGGAAGCCTGCGATTTATCTCACAGTGACCTTGCCGGTGATATACGCATCCCAGATAGCTGGGCCGATGGTCACAAAACGAACGAGCAAAGTGAATGATGAAACATGGGTGCAAATAGCTGGCCGGATATTTAATCCGGTGGGTGAGAGCATTCCGGATGCATTGGTGGATATCTTGGATACTGGATTACGAACCACATCAGACAGCGAAGGGCGCTATTCATTCGTTCGTGTCCCCGTAGGTACAAGGAACATTCGCGTGGTCGCTGTTGGTTTCCAACCCGAAACAAAGCCAGTGCTTGTACCTGGAGTACTAGAGAATTATGACATTACTTTAACTCCCCTCTGA
- a CDS encoding eCIS core domain-containing protein — translation MAESLATKAPKGKSAELALKRPAEHARQPAASTGPYGEVLALQRSAGNRAVSQLLESGMSASPFSGAVLQRKCASCANSGSECAECRKKRTFALQPKLTINEPGDRYEQEADRIAAQVMTMPAQQAASSAPPRIQRLSGEAVAVGRPSVVPDSVHQTLASPGRPLESTLRQDMGQRFGYDFSRVRVHTSRAAEQSARDVNAHAYTVGQNIVFGAGQFAPRTQEGRRLLAHELAHVVQQSDAGELHAGKSSKKCSLSLSADCSVARKPRTGATGALPSVVQAMAREEARSVLVAYVTVAGVDDALAAMNAIQETLDMPFTMENASMRLQLLTAAFSLLDEEDAAIVLKALTKPVGAEQKHLHERFGRLDSDFRRLLLDILRERAAAKPAPEPEQAEEPAAVAPTATWVELHSGVFAYVPNRGKTLKHVAAYVSGHPNVPEALGQLNDLPLTTPIPEGQSVIIPIEFIDRPKAFQEMPEAVRSRIISMRKARAQQERYLRFVQVKSGHPLGPGASGLFPVTMALTEAAIESIVSALKSLIEKVGYAIAFAGGVIHGFLKSIWDAVSGIAKLIYDVLKSIISLELISDVKKLVSSIKKLSWDKITDAVGEWAAGWVEKLQSKNPLVAGHAHGYLTGYVMAEAAMFLLTGGQIAALKGSIWTSKLGQVVKTSRVFKTLETAVAKAKILRAGSPKFNKAVDTLRQSRLGTAIKAAEVTGAAVVWTADKVAAVLRLPSSIAGYVVEKAVAHAKQLEPFFERIGELSERAKRWLFGCRSPCEWEAGVVANTMQRLTNDEIEGAAKFAAEAKEARRARGPATSTSEEVVRRGADGSIVIQSEVGPPAKRKDYERKLLPGVKVRLKGWERAHSQGAGTGAEAKAGIFYAPPKVNQELQNRGIEKYIRELYVNKPADVKLFLTTETKAYPGTLRLKTINYRVEAERGGQRRILFEASLEVENKRANPKVTVETTPYAL, via the coding sequence ATGGCCGAATCTCTCGCAACGAAAGCACCAAAAGGCAAAAGCGCCGAGCTAGCACTGAAGCGTCCGGCTGAGCATGCTCGCCAGCCTGCTGCCTCAACAGGTCCCTATGGCGAGGTACTGGCCTTGCAGCGCAGTGCGGGCAATCGCGCGGTCAGTCAGTTGCTTGAATCAGGAATGAGCGCATCACCATTCTCCGGCGCTGTGCTCCAGCGCAAGTGTGCGTCGTGCGCCAACTCTGGTAGCGAATGCGCGGAATGCCGCAAGAAGCGCACCTTCGCTCTGCAACCTAAGCTCACTATTAACGAACCGGGAGACCGGTACGAGCAGGAAGCCGATCGCATTGCCGCTCAGGTGATGACTATGCCGGCACAGCAGGCGGCCAGTAGCGCTCCTCCCCGTATCCAGCGCCTCTCTGGAGAGGCGGTAGCGGTAGGCCGACCCAGTGTAGTACCCGATAGCGTGCACCAAACGCTTGCTAGTCCTGGTAGACCGCTGGAGTCGACACTACGGCAGGATATGGGGCAGCGCTTTGGCTATGATTTTTCTCGGGTGCGAGTGCATACCAGCAGGGCTGCCGAGCAGTCGGCTCGCGACGTAAACGCCCATGCTTACACGGTGGGCCAAAACATCGTGTTCGGCGCCGGCCAGTTCGCACCGAGAACACAGGAGGGACGACGGTTGTTGGCCCATGAGTTGGCTCATGTGGTGCAGCAGTCAGATGCAGGCGAGCTGCATGCTGGCAAAAGTAGCAAGAAATGTAGTCTATCCCTGTCCGCTGATTGTTCCGTCGCACGCAAACCGCGCACCGGTGCGACAGGCGCCTTGCCTTCGGTGGTGCAGGCCATGGCTCGGGAAGAGGCGCGTTCGGTGCTCGTAGCGTACGTCACAGTGGCGGGAGTAGATGACGCACTCGCCGCCATGAACGCCATTCAAGAGACGCTGGACATGCCGTTCACCATGGAAAACGCGAGCATGCGCCTGCAACTCCTGACCGCCGCATTCAGCTTACTCGATGAGGAGGACGCTGCAATCGTGCTTAAGGCACTGACTAAGCCCGTAGGCGCCGAGCAAAAACACTTGCACGAACGTTTCGGTAGGCTCGATTCGGATTTCCGTAGATTGTTGCTCGACATCTTGCGCGAGCGGGCCGCTGCGAAGCCCGCGCCTGAGCCCGAGCAAGCAGAAGAGCCGGCTGCGGTCGCACCCACAGCGACATGGGTTGAGCTGCACTCAGGCGTATTCGCATACGTGCCAAACCGCGGAAAGACCCTCAAGCATGTCGCAGCATACGTCTCGGGTCACCCCAATGTGCCCGAAGCGCTCGGCCAGTTGAATGACCTTCCGCTAACGACACCGATCCCGGAAGGGCAGTCGGTCATCATTCCGATCGAATTTATTGATCGCCCGAAGGCATTCCAGGAGATGCCCGAGGCTGTGCGGAGCCGCATCATTTCGATGCGCAAGGCGCGGGCGCAGCAGGAGCGATATCTGCGATTCGTGCAGGTGAAGAGCGGGCACCCGCTGGGGCCTGGGGCCTCTGGACTATTCCCCGTCACCATGGCGCTCACCGAGGCGGCCATAGAATCAATCGTCAGCGCACTGAAGTCCCTGATCGAGAAGGTGGGATACGCGATCGCCTTCGCTGGTGGTGTGATCCATGGTTTCCTGAAGTCGATCTGGGATGCGGTTTCCGGCATCGCGAAGCTCATCTATGACGTCTTGAAGAGCATCATTTCCCTCGAGCTTATCTCGGACGTGAAGAAGCTCGTGAGCTCGATCAAGAAGCTGAGCTGGGACAAGATCACGGACGCGGTCGGTGAGTGGGCCGCCGGCTGGGTCGAAAAGCTCCAGTCCAAAAACCCACTGGTCGCTGGGCATGCGCATGGCTATCTAACTGGCTATGTCATGGCCGAAGCGGCCATGTTTTTGCTGACCGGCGGTCAAATAGCTGCGCTCAAGGGATCTATTTGGACCTCTAAGCTCGGCCAGGTGGTGAAGACCTCTCGCGTCTTCAAGACTCTCGAAACTGCTGTTGCGAAGGCGAAGATCCTCCGCGCGGGGAGCCCTAAATTCAACAAGGCCGTCGACACGCTCAGGCAATCGCGCCTTGGAACAGCCATCAAGGCCGCGGAAGTGACCGGCGCCGCGGTCGTGTGGACCGCCGATAAAGTGGCAGCGGTGCTGAGGCTTCCCAGTAGTATCGCCGGCTACGTCGTCGAGAAGGCGGTGGCCCATGCCAAGCAACTGGAGCCTTTCTTCGAACGCATCGGCGAGTTGAGCGAACGCGCCAAGCGTTGGCTGTTCGGCTGCCGTTCGCCGTGCGAATGGGAGGCTGGTGTAGTGGCAAATACGATGCAGCGGCTTACCAACGACGAGATCGAGGGCGCCGCGAAATTCGCCGCAGAGGCGAAGGAGGCCAGGCGGGCGCGTGGTCCAGCCACCTCCACCTCTGAAGAAGTCGTGAGGAGGGGCGCTGACGGTTCTATTGTCATTCAGAGCGAAGTTGGTCCACCTGCTAAACGGAAAGATTATGAGCGCAAATTATTACCCGGAGTCAAAGTTAGGCTTAAAGGTTGGGAGCGAGCGCACAGCCAAGGTGCTGGAACAGGAGCTGAAGCGAAGGCAGGGATTTTTTATGCTCCCCCGAAGGTAAATCAAGAACTACAAAATCGTGGCATAGAGAAATATATACGTGAATTATATGTGAACAAGCCGGCAGACGTGAAATTATTTCTTACTACAGAGACAAAGGCATACCCAGGAACGCTGCGCTTAAAGACTATTAACTACCGGGTTGAAGCAGAGCGTGGTGGACAAAGGCGCATACTTTTCGAGGCTTCTTTAGAGGTTGAAAACAAACGCGCCAATCCGAAGGTTACCGTTGAGACAACACCCTACGCCTTGTAA
- a CDS encoding YkgJ family cysteine cluster protein — protein sequence MKQQSARSPIMPAAPTETSCNKTEGTNHDFLRGLVYTHNRANANTAEVHEAKATLQALVELLVEAGAIDGEALKAKCEQASEQLRREYVERGMAVAMQEFGISKYEFKGAAEIDCKSRVHLCKAACCRLPLALSKEDVQEGIVKWNLGQPYMNLRDTDGYCTHLDRCTGGCTVYEQRPIPCRGYDCRKDKRIWLDFEKGVINPRVDDSDWPECVETQISESRET from the coding sequence ATGAAACAACAGAGTGCAAGATCGCCAATTATGCCGGCTGCTCCAACTGAAACTTCCTGCAACAAGACGGAGGGCACTAACCATGATTTTCTGCGTGGTCTTGTCTACACCCATAACCGCGCTAATGCCAATACAGCCGAGGTCCATGAGGCAAAGGCTACGTTGCAAGCGTTGGTCGAGCTGCTAGTGGAGGCCGGTGCAATAGATGGAGAAGCTCTCAAGGCAAAGTGCGAGCAGGCTTCCGAGCAATTGCGACGAGAATATGTCGAGCGCGGCATGGCGGTGGCGATGCAAGAATTTGGTATCAGCAAATATGAGTTTAAAGGCGCTGCTGAGATCGACTGCAAGAGTCGCGTTCATTTATGCAAGGCGGCTTGTTGCCGTTTGCCGCTGGCGCTTTCAAAGGAAGATGTCCAAGAGGGGATTGTGAAATGGAATTTAGGGCAACCATACATGAATTTACGCGATACGGATGGTTATTGCACCCATCTGGATAGATGCACAGGCGGCTGCACGGTTTATGAACAGCGGCCGATTCCGTGCCGAGGGTACGATTGCCGGAAGGACAAGCGTATTTGGCTGGATTTTGAAAAGGGTGTGATTAATCCGCGCGTTGATGATTCGGATTGGCCGGAGTGCGTGGAAACACAAATCTCAGAGAGCAGGGAGACTTAG
- a CDS encoding eCIS core domain-containing protein, producing the protein MRDPQRSWKPRDKEEGKAARPREKASASRRSDLPHHEDSRWLTQLPKMLWRAGNRAINKLLGWKTTGKLLEAKTQAEMEQSFGADFSRVCLHDDPAAHAAADSLNAKAFTQGDDIYLGAGATSSDSLAGKELIAHELAHIIQQRGAGARTTSQISQPGDPFEQAAHKAAHQALQGQHAERSTLGVPPVIQRQEREEGFLEGQLRNLLNRALREGVAYDSEKGWKVGGVAVRDIQRGAEVFSRIAQGDIQGAIEMIRPHDPQERERLREQVRQLQRELERWRPIEERQREHERIISEVARRSAEQLGLGSRRQTVPRFKLPEPRLDLRSARIQLGTTFHWILDRFRLESAALEPHHRRQLNDLANQVKSNPYAEIEIVGYADTTGPLAFNQRLSEQRANAVCDYLLSRGVEGSKIKSASGRGEGEPLVPERAEADRARNRRVEIFFRTGITQRSESRFGLPPLRLRE; encoded by the coding sequence ATGAGAGACCCGCAACGGTCTTGGAAACCGAGGGATAAAGAAGAGGGCAAGGCTGCTCGTCCTCGGGAAAAGGCTTCAGCTTCTCGCCGTTCAGATCTTCCCCACCATGAAGATTCTCGCTGGCTTACCCAATTGCCAAAAATGCTCTGGCGAGCAGGCAATAGGGCGATTAACAAGCTGCTAGGCTGGAAAACGACTGGAAAACTCCTCGAAGCGAAAACCCAGGCAGAGATGGAACAATCTTTTGGCGCCGATTTCAGCCGCGTTTGTCTCCACGATGACCCTGCTGCACATGCCGCTGCGGATTCCCTTAACGCCAAAGCGTTTACTCAGGGTGATGATATTTATCTAGGGGCTGGGGCAACGTCATCTGACTCGCTGGCAGGTAAAGAATTGATCGCTCACGAACTAGCGCACATCATCCAGCAGCGCGGAGCGGGAGCGAGAACTACCAGTCAAATTAGTCAGCCGGGGGATCCCTTTGAACAAGCCGCCCATAAAGCAGCACATCAGGCTCTGCAAGGCCAGCATGCGGAGAGGTCCACTTTAGGCGTACCGCCTGTTATTCAACGACAGGAACGCGAGGAGGGTTTCCTTGAAGGGCAGTTGCGCAATTTGTTAAATCGCGCTCTGCGTGAAGGCGTTGCCTATGACAGTGAGAAAGGTTGGAAGGTGGGTGGAGTCGCTGTCCGCGATATTCAACGCGGAGCGGAAGTTTTTAGCCGCATTGCGCAAGGAGATATCCAAGGGGCAATAGAAATGATCCGGCCGCATGATCCCCAGGAGCGAGAGCGCCTGCGTGAGCAAGTTCGGCAGTTGCAAAGAGAATTGGAGCGCTGGAGGCCTATTGAGGAAAGGCAGCGTGAGCATGAGCGCATCATTTCCGAGGTTGCTCGCCGGTCAGCAGAACAGTTGGGTTTGGGGTCACGTAGACAAACCGTGCCGCGTTTCAAACTGCCAGAGCCTAGGCTTGATCTGCGCTCGGCGAGGATCCAGCTTGGTACCACTTTCCACTGGATACTCGATAGATTTCGCTTGGAAAGTGCCGCACTAGAACCGCACCATCGTCGCCAATTGAACGATTTAGCAAATCAGGTCAAATCCAATCCTTATGCTGAGATCGAGATTGTCGGGTATGCCGATACCACTGGTCCTCTGGCCTTTAATCAGCGCCTGTCGGAGCAGCGCGCCAATGCGGTGTGCGACTATCTTCTTAGTCGTGGAGTAGAAGGCAGCAAGATTAAGTCCGCCAGCGGCAGGGGTGAAGGAGAACCGCTGGTTCCGGAACGTGCGGAAGCTGATCGCGCCCGCAACCGCCGGGTAGAAATCTTTTTCCGGACTGGCATTACCCAGCGTTCTGAAAGCCGCTTTGGTCTGCCGCCGCTGCGCTTACGGGAATAA
- a CDS encoding AAA family ATPase: MGFWKRRQKQRRDEPIQPLDEESFVEPEEELAEASLEETEEVGAFSKRAEAMPEESWKEEGIETTPDDPYLRDLLPALKRLDRLLEQAIAVAQTVYGPKAAANPFRGLHISKSEAEQLLTREPGRPVFHFPDKQLEETLSDEALGEGSRLAWLQQVFNLSSFELDVLLLALAPEIDLRYERLYAYLQDDVTRRRPSIDLVLNLLSLTTAEKLKNRIYFAPEAPLIQHNLVQLIPDSQQTSPSLLSHYLKIDEQIIRLLLGQENLDSRLAPCCEMVESNTSLDEAFFNTGIKQALPALILQAREAHRPLRLYFHGPHGIGKRRMAEALAAKVNRPLLIVDLLHALTVDPDFERVLKILFREAWFQNAVLYLEGMDTLLREERAIPYQALLDALAQDAGIVILAGTQPWVPRGRIPTGVIEVSFPIPDFAERRSCWQANLAAEDRALSSRDLDSLANRFRLTPNQIAEAAVTACNQALLRSITQAPEELPSQSRIQPTLSDLFAAARTQSGHELATLAKKIQPKYTWNDIVLPDDSMAQLREICQWVHHHHQVLGEWGFDRKLSLGKGVNALFSGPSGTGKTMAAEIMANKLALDLYKINLSTVISKYIGETEKNLERIFTAAENANAILFFDEADALFGKRSEVRDSHDRYANVEISYLLQKMETYEGIAILATNLRQNLDEAFVRRLAFTVHFPVPDEASRRRIWAGIWPIETPLAKEVDFDFLAQQFKLNGGNIKNIALAAAFLAAEKKGPVTMAHVLQAVRREYQKLGKPLSATELGIVAREASA, from the coding sequence ATGGGGTTTTGGAAACGCAGGCAAAAACAACGGCGCGATGAGCCAATCCAACCACTGGATGAGGAATCCTTTGTCGAGCCCGAGGAAGAATTAGCAGAAGCTTCGCTAGAGGAAACAGAGGAGGTCGGAGCATTCTCTAAGCGAGCAGAGGCTATGCCAGAAGAATCATGGAAGGAAGAAGGGATAGAAACAACCCCGGATGATCCGTACCTTCGCGACTTATTACCCGCATTAAAGCGGTTGGATCGCCTGCTTGAACAGGCAATCGCTGTGGCCCAGACGGTTTATGGACCTAAAGCCGCTGCTAATCCTTTCCGGGGCCTTCATATCAGCAAAAGTGAAGCAGAACAGTTGCTAACGCGTGAGCCTGGAAGACCTGTTTTTCATTTCCCTGACAAACAATTGGAAGAAACTTTGTCGGATGAGGCACTAGGTGAAGGTTCGCGGCTAGCCTGGCTGCAGCAGGTTTTCAATCTGTCTTCCTTTGAGCTTGATGTACTTCTTCTGGCGCTTGCGCCTGAGATCGATCTGCGCTATGAGCGGTTATATGCCTACCTTCAGGATGATGTGACCCGCCGGCGGCCTAGCATCGATTTGGTACTTAATTTATTGAGTTTAACGACAGCAGAGAAGCTTAAAAACCGTATCTACTTTGCACCAGAAGCCCCCCTCATTCAGCACAACCTGGTTCAGCTAATTCCCGATTCGCAGCAGACTTCACCCTCCCTGTTGAGCCATTATCTCAAGATCGATGAGCAGATTATCCGCTTACTACTGGGGCAAGAGAATCTCGATTCACGGTTGGCGCCATGTTGCGAGATGGTGGAGTCCAACACCTCTTTGGATGAAGCCTTTTTCAATACGGGAATAAAGCAAGCGCTACCTGCTTTGATTCTCCAAGCCAGGGAAGCGCACCGACCATTGCGGCTGTATTTCCACGGACCCCATGGCATAGGTAAGCGTCGTATGGCGGAAGCATTGGCAGCAAAGGTCAATAGGCCTCTTCTGATTGTGGACCTACTCCATGCTCTTACCGTTGATCCCGATTTCGAGCGCGTGCTGAAAATCCTGTTCCGCGAAGCCTGGTTTCAAAACGCCGTTTTATATCTTGAGGGGATGGACACTTTGCTTAGGGAAGAACGGGCTATCCCATATCAAGCACTGCTCGATGCCTTGGCTCAAGATGCAGGTATCGTCATCTTGGCGGGCACCCAGCCCTGGGTACCTAGGGGACGAATTCCTACGGGCGTGATCGAGGTATCCTTCCCCATACCGGACTTTGCTGAGCGCCGATCCTGCTGGCAGGCTAATTTGGCAGCGGAAGATAGGGCACTCAGCTCAAGGGATTTGGATAGCCTTGCTAACCGGTTCCGCTTAACCCCCAACCAGATTGCCGAGGCAGCCGTCACTGCATGCAACCAGGCACTTCTGCGGAGCATTACCCAGGCACCGGAGGAGTTACCCTCTCAATCCAGAATTCAACCCACGCTCAGTGACCTGTTTGCCGCAGCCCGCACTCAATCCGGTCACGAGTTAGCGACATTGGCCAAGAAAATACAGCCCAAGTACACCTGGAACGATATTGTTTTGCCTGACGATAGCATGGCCCAATTGCGGGAGATATGCCAGTGGGTTCACCATCATCACCAGGTGTTAGGCGAATGGGGGTTTGATCGCAAGCTCTCTCTGGGCAAAGGCGTTAATGCTTTGTTCTCCGGGCCTTCCGGTACCGGCAAGACCATGGCCGCAGAGATCATGGCCAATAAGTTAGCACTCGATCTTTATAAGATTAACCTTTCCACCGTAATCAGCAAGTATATTGGCGAAACGGAAAAGAATTTGGAGCGTATTTTCACTGCGGCTGAGAATGCCAATGCCATTCTCTTTTTTGATGAGGCTGATGCCCTCTTCGGCAAGCGCTCTGAAGTGCGCGATTCCCATGATCGTTATGCCAATGTGGAAATTTCCTATCTGCTACAAAAGATGGAAACCTACGAAGGCATTGCCATTCTGGCGACCAATCTGCGCCAGAATTTGGACGAGGCTTTCGTGCGTAGGTTGGCTTTTACAGTCCATTTTCCTGTTCCCGATGAAGCCAGCCGCAGGCGGATTTGGGCTGGAATTTGGCCAATAGAAACACCCTTGGCCAAAGAAGTAGATTTCGATTTTTTGGCTCAACAATTCAAACTGAACGGCGGCAATATCAAGAACATTGCCCTCGCTGCTGCCTTTCTTGCGGCGGAAAAGAAGGGTCCGGTGACCATGGCCCATGTACTTCAGGCGGTGCGCCGGGAGTATCAAAAACTGGGCAAACCGCTTTCGGCGACTGAACTGGGAATCGTCGCGCGAGAGGCGTCAGCATGA